In the genome of Methanopyrus kandleri AV19, one region contains:
- a CDS encoding 30S ribosomal protein S4 — protein MGDPKRPRKKYETPRHPWEAERLEYERKLMRKYGLRRKKELWRHQTQLKRWRERAKELMARTDPEAQREREALFRKLYDLGILDKKPEEATLDDILRLTVEDVLERRLQTIVYRKGLAKTPLQARQLVVHRHIAIGDRIVTVPSYLVSREEEEEVDYSPYSPLKDEDHPIRCEARGESPEETAAEE, from the coding sequence ATGGGTGACCCCAAGAGGCCCCGTAAGAAGTACGAGACTCCCAGACATCCGTGGGAAGCCGAGCGACTGGAGTACGAGCGGAAGCTGATGCGCAAGTACGGACTGCGGCGTAAGAAGGAGCTATGGCGCCACCAGACGCAGCTCAAGCGGTGGCGTGAGAGAGCCAAAGAGCTCATGGCGAGGACGGACCCCGAAGCGCAGCGTGAGCGGGAAGCCCTCTTCCGTAAGCTGTACGATCTGGGTATCTTGGACAAGAAGCCCGAGGAAGCCACACTGGACGACATCCTCAGGCTGACCGTAGAGGACGTTTTAGAGCGTCGTCTTCAGACGATCGTGTACCGAAAGGGCCTCGCCAAGACCCCGCTGCAGGCCAGGCAGCTCGTTGTGCACCGTCATATCGCGATAGGTGACCGGATCGTTACCGTCCCGAGCTACTTAGTGTCTCGCGAGGAGGAAGAGGAAGTAGACTACTCCCCGTACTCCCCGCTCAAGGATGAGGACCACCCGATCAGGTGCGAGGCACGAGGTGAGTCACCAGAAGAAACCGCGGCTGAGGAGTAA
- a CDS encoding DUF2096 family protein gives MSELRARGEEVPGEVLENLRTARVILHHYEFDPHTSARTLGKAHKYLDRAQRALARICESHPDLLDKLVEWPKRVKELAARFREDTARSKFEPMPNRPVPRAGDGFARVRLPEPIEVERLQDVCEFAGVIVEMKEVDVVEVFGDRDRVGTALKELRELPESWKKMLEKRKSNE, from the coding sequence GTGAGCGAGCTTCGAGCACGGGGAGAAGAGGTGCCGGGAGAAGTCCTCGAGAACTTGCGGACGGCGCGAGTAATCCTCCATCATTACGAGTTCGACCCTCACACATCCGCCAGGACTCTGGGGAAGGCCCACAAGTACCTGGATAGGGCTCAGCGGGCGCTCGCCAGGATCTGTGAGTCCCATCCGGATCTACTGGATAAGTTGGTGGAGTGGCCGAAGCGCGTGAAGGAGCTGGCCGCGAGGTTCCGGGAGGACACCGCCCGCTCTAAGTTCGAGCCGATGCCCAATCGACCGGTTCCCAGGGCCGGTGACGGGTTCGCCCGTGTGAGGCTCCCGGAACCTATCGAAGTCGAGAGGCTTCAGGACGTGTGTGAGTTCGCGGGAGTGATAGTCGAGATGAAGGAGGTAGACGTAGTGGAGGTATTCGGGGACAGGGACCGCGTCGGGACGGCGCTCAAGGAACTCAGAGAGCTGCCGGAATCTTGGAAGAAGATGCTCGAGAAACGCAAGAGCAATGAATAA
- the pyrI gene encoding aspartate carbamoyltransferase regulatory subunit yields MVALKVKRIEMGTVLDHLPPGTAPQIMRILDIDPTETTLLVAINVESSKMGRKDILKIEGKILSEEEANKVALVAPNATVNIVRDYSVAEKFQVKPPERVEGFLRCPNPNCITNDEREPVDTVFVRESKKPLEYRCRYCERTVREDQIRELIRPS; encoded by the coding sequence ATCGTGGCCCTCAAAGTGAAGAGAATCGAAATGGGTACCGTCCTCGACCACCTGCCGCCGGGTACCGCCCCCCAGATTATGCGTATCCTGGACATCGATCCGACCGAGACTACCCTGCTCGTCGCCATAAACGTGGAGAGCTCGAAGATGGGTCGCAAGGACATACTGAAGATCGAAGGGAAGATCCTGAGCGAGGAGGAGGCGAACAAGGTCGCGCTCGTGGCCCCTAACGCCACAGTCAACATCGTTCGAGACTATTCCGTGGCCGAGAAGTTCCAGGTCAAACCACCCGAGAGGGTGGAAGGGTTCCTCCGCTGCCCCAACCCCAACTGCATCACGAACGACGAAAGGGAACCTGTGGACACTGTCTTCGTTAGGGAGTCCAAAAAGCCGCTGGAGTACCGCTGTCGGTACTGCGAGCGTACCGTCCGGGAGGATCAGATCCGTGAGCTGATACGCCCTAGCTAG
- a CDS encoding 30S ribosomal protein S11, with product MAEKEGKKEKKERWGIAHIYASFNNTIITITDLTGAETFARWSGGMVVDADREESSPYAAMKAARRAAEEAMEKGITAVHVKVRAPGGHGPKTPGPGAQAAIRALARAGLKIGRIEDVTPIPHDGTRRPGGKRGRRV from the coding sequence ATGGCCGAGAAGGAGGGTAAGAAGGAGAAGAAAGAGCGGTGGGGAATCGCCCACATCTACGCCTCCTTCAACAACACGATCATCACGATCACCGACCTTACGGGTGCCGAGACGTTCGCCCGCTGGTCCGGAGGTATGGTCGTCGACGCGGACCGAGAGGAGAGCTCACCGTACGCCGCCATGAAGGCCGCCAGGCGCGCCGCCGAGGAAGCCATGGAGAAGGGTATCACCGCGGTCCACGTGAAGGTGCGCGCACCCGGTGGTCACGGTCCTAAGACGCCCGGACCGGGCGCCCAGGCTGCCATCCGAGCTCTAGCCCGTGCAGGCCTGAAGATCGGACGGATCGAGGACGTCACGCCGATCCCGCACGACGGTACCAGGAGGCCCGGAGGTAAGAGAGGACGCAGGGTATGA
- the pyrB gene encoding aspartate carbamoyltransferase translates to MSSFANRDVISVRDFTRKELEELLSHAEEMERVYERGGDDRLSGKILATLFFSPSTRTRLSFESAMHRLGGDVISLGGKEAASTAKGENLADTVRTVEHYCDVIVLRHPKEGAARLAAELTDVPVINAGDGANQHPTQTFLDLYTIMKEKGRIGGLRIGLLGDLKYGRTVHSLAYALALFGAKIHLISPEELRMPSHILEELEQIGAEVEEHRDLEEILPDLDVLYVTRIQREMFPDPEEFERVKGSYKVTRELIEEHARSDLVILHPLPRVDEIEPDVDELPQARYFDQVRNGVIVRMALLDLILGGG, encoded by the coding sequence GTGTCGTCCTTCGCGAACAGGGACGTAATCTCCGTCCGGGATTTCACCCGGAAAGAGCTGGAGGAGCTACTAAGTCACGCGGAAGAGATGGAACGCGTGTACGAACGCGGCGGAGACGACAGACTTTCCGGCAAGATCCTAGCCACTCTCTTCTTCTCTCCTAGCACGAGGACCCGACTCTCGTTCGAAAGTGCCATGCACCGACTCGGCGGTGACGTGATCTCATTGGGCGGCAAAGAGGCGGCATCGACGGCTAAGGGTGAAAATCTCGCGGACACCGTCCGCACCGTCGAGCACTACTGCGACGTTATCGTGTTGCGGCACCCGAAGGAGGGTGCCGCCCGGCTCGCCGCGGAACTTACCGACGTCCCCGTGATCAACGCGGGCGACGGCGCCAACCAACACCCGACGCAGACGTTCCTAGACCTCTATACGATCATGAAGGAGAAGGGACGTATCGGAGGACTCAGAATCGGGCTGTTGGGAGACCTCAAATACGGACGAACCGTCCACTCGCTGGCGTACGCTCTCGCACTGTTCGGCGCGAAAATCCACCTGATATCACCGGAGGAACTCCGGATGCCCTCTCACATATTGGAAGAGCTCGAGCAGATAGGCGCGGAGGTCGAGGAACACCGAGACCTAGAGGAGATCCTACCCGACTTGGACGTACTCTACGTGACCAGGATTCAGCGCGAGATGTTTCCGGACCCGGAGGAGTTCGAGCGCGTGAAAGGTAGCTACAAGGTGACGAGGGAACTCATCGAAGAACACGCGCGGAGCGATCTGGTAATCCTGCACCCACTCCCCAGGGTGGATGAGATCGAGCCCGATGTGGACGAACTACCGCAGGCCCGCTACTTCGATCAGGTTCGTAACGGTGTGATCGTACGGATGGCACTCCTCGACCTCATCCTCGGGGGCGGGTGA
- a CDS encoding DNA-directed RNA polymerase subunit N, which produces MIIPIRCFTCGRPIAHLWEKYVELIEEEGMEPGEALDELGVDRYCCRRMFLSHVDLLEESLPYTPPRLGMPR; this is translated from the coding sequence ATGATCATACCGATCAGGTGCTTCACCTGTGGGCGCCCCATCGCCCACCTATGGGAGAAGTACGTGGAGTTGATCGAAGAGGAGGGAATGGAACCCGGGGAGGCACTGGACGAGCTAGGCGTAGATCGGTACTGTTGCAGGAGGATGTTCCTGTCCCACGTCGACCTGCTCGAGGAATCCCTCCCCTACACGCCACCCCGGCTCGGAATGCCCCGCTAA
- a CDS encoding DUF749 domain-containing protein, with product MFVAKYLGSARYSELDEELKDFARLKAHLAGVDLNRDPELMIFNVEGTSSYYIVFLEEVESEEDVERLLREDMGAELSRDSKASVRRVLNR from the coding sequence GTGTTCGTGGCGAAGTACCTGGGTTCGGCCCGTTACTCGGAGCTCGACGAAGAACTGAAGGACTTCGCACGGTTAAAGGCACACTTGGCCGGTGTGGACTTGAACAGGGACCCTGAACTGATGATATTCAACGTGGAGGGCACGAGCAGTTACTACATAGTGTTTCTCGAGGAGGTAGAATCCGAAGAGGACGTCGAACGCCTGTTAAGGGAGGATATGGGGGCGGAGCTATCACGGGATTCGAAGGCGTCGGTGAGGAGAGTGCTGAACCGCTGA
- a CDS encoding metallophosphoesterase has translation MIGIATADFHGDVEKAEQVAEKAADEDADVIFVAGDVSDFNLEDPAQVAEEIVDVLKEHGQEIMAVPGNCDTPEVVRVLDTSGVSVHLKVKHIGRYDVVGMGGSNPTPFDTPLEFEEDVIESRLRELMNSTDEPVILLTHAPPKDTAVDKVEAGDHVGSEAIRKIVEEFQPKLHICAHIHEAAGEDELGNTRVINPGPGGTVVVEL, from the coding sequence GTGATCGGTATCGCGACGGCTGACTTCCACGGGGACGTGGAGAAGGCGGAGCAGGTCGCGGAAAAGGCCGCCGACGAGGATGCCGACGTTATTTTCGTAGCGGGAGACGTGTCCGACTTCAACTTGGAGGATCCCGCACAGGTAGCTGAGGAGATCGTGGATGTGCTGAAGGAGCACGGCCAGGAGATCATGGCCGTGCCCGGTAACTGCGACACTCCGGAAGTCGTCAGAGTCCTCGATACCAGCGGGGTCTCGGTACACCTGAAGGTCAAACACATCGGTCGCTACGACGTGGTCGGGATGGGTGGGTCCAACCCGACGCCGTTCGATACGCCGCTGGAGTTCGAGGAAGACGTCATCGAGTCGAGGCTCAGGGAACTCATGAACTCGACCGATGAGCCGGTGATACTTCTGACGCACGCACCCCCGAAGGATACGGCGGTGGACAAGGTCGAGGCCGGTGACCACGTGGGCAGTGAGGCGATCCGAAAGATCGTGGAGGAGTTCCAGCCCAAGCTTCACATCTGCGCGCACATCCACGAGGCGGCGGGCGAGGACGAGCTCGGTAACACCCGGGTGATCAACCCCGGCCCGGGCGGTACGGTGGTAGTCGAGCTGTGA
- a CDS encoding DNA-directed RNA polymerase subunit D gives MRVRLYDYRKADVERATFIIEETSAEFVNTIRRALYTLVPTLRIEEVIIYENDTPMYDEMLAHRLGLIPLRVDDIDQFELPDLCDCGGKGCEKCQVRAELEVEGPTKVYARDLKFDHPDVEPAFPDTLITEVGEDQRIRLEVIAVPGLGLEHAKWKPVSAVGYKGLPELEIDEDKLKEKKITYECPQGIIRIENGEVVHIDEDRLPECRMYKEYERETDGAVRVRLRDDAFVFNVETDGSMSLDTAILKALDAIEHKLESLKKNLQKEVSGE, from the coding sequence TTGCGCGTCCGTCTCTACGACTACCGGAAAGCCGACGTCGAGCGCGCCACGTTCATCATCGAGGAAACGTCCGCGGAGTTCGTCAATACTATCCGCCGCGCCCTTTACACACTCGTTCCCACCTTACGCATCGAGGAGGTCATCATCTACGAGAACGACACACCGATGTACGACGAAATGCTGGCCCATCGACTGGGACTGATACCGCTGCGTGTCGACGACATCGACCAGTTCGAGTTGCCCGACCTGTGCGACTGCGGTGGGAAAGGTTGCGAGAAGTGTCAGGTACGGGCGGAGCTCGAAGTAGAAGGGCCCACCAAAGTCTACGCTCGGGATCTGAAGTTCGATCATCCTGATGTGGAACCGGCCTTCCCTGATACGCTTATCACCGAGGTCGGGGAGGACCAACGGATCAGGCTCGAAGTTATCGCCGTACCCGGTCTGGGCCTCGAACACGCGAAGTGGAAGCCGGTGAGCGCAGTCGGGTACAAAGGCCTCCCCGAGCTCGAGATCGACGAGGATAAACTCAAGGAAAAGAAGATCACGTACGAGTGTCCCCAGGGTATTATCAGGATCGAGAACGGCGAAGTAGTCCATATCGATGAGGATCGTCTCCCCGAGTGTCGGATGTACAAGGAGTACGAGCGCGAGACCGATGGGGCCGTTCGTGTCCGTCTCCGTGATGACGCCTTCGTGTTCAACGTTGAGACCGACGGCTCGATGTCGCTCGACACCGCGATCTTGAAAGCTCTCGACGCGATCGAGCACAAGCTCGAGTCTCTGAAGAAGAACTTGCAGAAGGAGGTGAGCGGAGAATGA
- a CDS encoding 50S ribosomal protein L18e, which yields MTWAPTGPTNVELRKLIRDLKKAACEYNAPVWRDVAERLSRPRRQRAEVNVGKLDGLARRGVIQEEETVLVPGKVLGDGVITQPLRVAAWRFSRTARMKIEAAGGECLTIRELLEENPEGSYIRIIE from the coding sequence ATGACTTGGGCGCCCACCGGACCCACTAACGTGGAACTAAGGAAACTGATCCGTGACCTGAAGAAGGCGGCATGTGAGTACAACGCGCCAGTCTGGCGAGATGTGGCGGAACGCCTGTCCAGACCCAGGAGACAGCGAGCTGAAGTTAACGTCGGAAAGCTCGACGGACTAGCCCGCCGAGGTGTCATCCAGGAGGAAGAGACCGTTCTAGTACCGGGTAAGGTGTTGGGTGACGGAGTGATCACCCAGCCCCTACGAGTGGCCGCATGGAGATTCAGTAGGACCGCCAGGATGAAGATCGAAGCCGCCGGCGGAGAATGTCTGACGATCCGTGAGCTACTCGAGGAGAACCCAGAGGGATCGTACATTCGGATCATCGAGTAA
- a CDS encoding selenium metabolism-associated LysR family transcriptional regulator, with translation MSDPRFSYFRTFREVVRQKSFSKAAEALGITQGTVSNQIASLERFFDARLFVRTPEGVELTEEGEIALEAIETVLDAVERAKDKIAAVSKEPSGKVRVSTSTVPGGYLLPGSVKEFRSEYPKVDVIIRVCDSREATEHVLSGDADVAIVGTDAFVTRKSVEVVPIASEELVVILPPDHELADAMEVSIDDIVGEPYVNRESGSGTRREVEKYLKSHGLGFEDFKIVEEVGSTEAVITSVSQGAGISIISERAAKRAESAGLIRIARLEDRPRRFFYALKSDKPLHASATEAFWEFLLSEFRGKS, from the coding sequence TTGTCCGATCCGAGGTTCAGCTACTTCCGGACCTTCCGGGAAGTCGTCAGGCAGAAGAGTTTCTCGAAAGCCGCGGAAGCGCTCGGAATAACTCAAGGGACCGTCAGTAATCAAATCGCCTCACTAGAGCGGTTCTTCGACGCACGTCTCTTCGTCCGAACACCGGAAGGTGTCGAACTGACCGAAGAGGGCGAAATAGCCCTCGAAGCGATCGAGACAGTCCTGGACGCCGTAGAACGCGCCAAGGACAAGATCGCCGCTGTATCCAAGGAACCTTCGGGCAAGGTCCGCGTCTCGACCAGTACGGTACCCGGCGGATACCTACTTCCCGGCAGTGTCAAAGAGTTCCGCTCTGAGTACCCGAAGGTCGACGTGATAATCCGCGTGTGTGACTCACGCGAGGCGACCGAGCACGTGCTCAGCGGCGATGCCGACGTAGCGATAGTGGGAACCGACGCGTTCGTGACCAGGAAGAGCGTCGAGGTCGTACCGATAGCCTCCGAGGAACTCGTCGTAATCCTCCCGCCGGATCACGAGCTCGCCGATGCCATGGAGGTCAGTATCGACGATATCGTGGGCGAACCCTACGTCAACCGTGAGTCCGGTTCCGGAACCAGGAGGGAGGTAGAGAAGTACCTCAAGAGTCACGGGCTAGGGTTCGAGGATTTCAAGATCGTGGAGGAGGTGGGTAGCACCGAGGCCGTAATCACCTCGGTATCTCAGGGCGCTGGTATCAGCATCATCTCGGAGCGGGCCGCCAAGCGTGCCGAATCCGCCGGTCTGATCCGGATCGCCCGCCTCGAGGATAGACCCCGTAGGTTCTTCTACGCCCTCAAGTCGGACAAACCGCTCCACGCCAGCGCCACGGAGGCGTTCTGGGAGTTCCTCCTCAGCGAGTTCCGTGGAAAAAGTTAG
- a CDS encoding 50S ribosomal protein L13, with protein MVEYAHSKPVDPEEWTVIDAENAVLGRLASVVAKRILKGERIAVINTEKAIITGKKNTIKEEWLQKIQRGDPKKGPFYPRRPDLIFRRVVRGMLPWKTKRGREAFKRLRAYIGTPRWVEEANIEPERVAEADMSRLGHLWYVTLGELSEELGYQMPGGQ; from the coding sequence TTGGTCGAGTACGCCCACTCGAAACCTGTCGACCCGGAAGAGTGGACCGTTATCGATGCCGAAAACGCCGTGCTCGGTCGCCTAGCCAGCGTGGTGGCGAAGAGGATCCTCAAAGGCGAGAGGATCGCCGTCATCAACACTGAAAAAGCCATCATCACCGGCAAGAAGAACACCATCAAAGAGGAGTGGCTGCAGAAAATCCAGCGAGGTGACCCGAAGAAGGGTCCGTTTTACCCGAGGAGACCCGATCTGATCTTCCGCCGGGTAGTCCGCGGCATGCTCCCGTGGAAGACCAAGCGCGGGCGTGAAGCCTTCAAGCGGCTTCGCGCGTATATCGGTACACCGAGATGGGTCGAGGAGGCGAACATCGAGCCCGAGCGGGTTGCCGAGGCTGACATGAGTCGGTTGGGACACCTCTGGTACGTAACTCTCGGCGAGCTCTCGGAGGAGCTCGGTTACCAGATGCCGGGGGGCCAGTAA
- a CDS encoding 30S ribosomal protein S13: MADDEVKPIVRIADVDLDGHKKVPYALTGIKGIGIRMAYAICRELGLDEEKKLGELSDEEIERIEEEIKKLSEGESNIPSWMYNRQKDYETGEDMHLVGAELEMTVKQDIDRLKKIRAYRGIRHELGLPVRGQRTKSSFRRGRTVGVKKKQ, encoded by the coding sequence GTGGCGGACGACGAGGTGAAACCAATCGTCCGGATAGCCGATGTCGACCTTGACGGGCATAAAAAGGTCCCGTACGCGCTCACCGGAATCAAAGGTATCGGGATCCGGATGGCCTACGCGATCTGCCGGGAGCTAGGCCTCGACGAGGAGAAGAAGCTCGGAGAGCTCTCCGACGAGGAGATCGAGCGCATCGAGGAGGAGATCAAGAAGCTATCGGAAGGAGAGTCCAACATCCCCTCCTGGATGTACAACCGCCAGAAGGACTACGAAACGGGCGAAGATATGCACTTGGTCGGCGCGGAACTCGAGATGACGGTGAAGCAAGACATCGATCGGTTGAAGAAGATCCGCGCCTACCGTGGTATACGCCACGAGCTGGGACTCCCGGTCCGCGGTCAGCGTACGAAGTCCTCGTTCCGCCGCGGTAGGACCGTGGGTGTGAAGAAGAAGCAGTAG
- a CDS encoding HD domain-containing protein, with product MKVNPKFPWEREVIEFVRTEMSEVSPSHDFEHVKRVVGLCEFIRRKEGGDPEILRAAAWLHDIGRPAEERSGEDHAEVSAEIAEDLLPRVGFPSDKLGEVTHAIRAHRFSTGPEPQTLEAKILQDADNLDALGAMGIARCFCAVGERGTSLESGVEHFHEKLLRLPELMHTETARRLAEERRRRMVLFLEWLEKEWRMRS from the coding sequence GTGAAGGTCAACCCGAAATTTCCTTGGGAACGAGAGGTGATCGAATTCGTCCGGACGGAGATGTCCGAGGTTTCACCTTCCCACGACTTCGAACACGTGAAGCGCGTAGTGGGGCTCTGCGAGTTCATCAGGCGCAAGGAAGGAGGAGATCCGGAGATACTCCGCGCGGCCGCCTGGTTACACGATATTGGAAGGCCGGCGGAGGAGCGATCGGGTGAAGACCACGCGGAGGTCAGCGCCGAAATAGCGGAAGATCTCCTCCCCCGCGTGGGATTTCCCTCGGACAAGCTAGGGGAGGTAACACACGCGATCCGAGCTCATCGCTTCTCCACGGGACCCGAGCCGCAGACTTTAGAAGCCAAGATACTTCAGGACGCGGACAACCTCGACGCCCTGGGAGCCATGGGGATAGCCCGATGTTTCTGCGCGGTCGGAGAGCGGGGGACATCGCTGGAATCCGGTGTGGAGCACTTCCACGAAAAGCTACTCCGATTACCGGAGTTGATGCACACTGAAACGGCCCGCCGATTGGCGGAGGAGAGAAGGCGAAGGATGGTACTGTTTCTGGAGTGGCTGGAGAAGGAGTGGCGGATGAGGAGTTAG
- a CDS encoding 30S ribosomal protein S9: MGRVVQTTGKRKTAIARAVIREGEGRVRVNKRPVNIIEPEMARMKIMEPLIIAGEDIVSQVDIDVKVQGGGWMSQAEAARIAIARGLVEWTGDPDLRDAYMAYDRHMLKGDPRRKEPKKFGGRGARARRQKSYR, encoded by the coding sequence ATGGGTAGGGTCGTCCAGACCACAGGTAAGAGGAAGACCGCCATCGCCCGGGCCGTCATCCGGGAGGGTGAAGGTAGGGTCCGCGTGAACAAGCGGCCGGTGAACATCATCGAACCTGAGATGGCCCGGATGAAGATCATGGAGCCACTCATCATCGCGGGTGAGGACATCGTCAGTCAGGTCGACATCGACGTGAAGGTTCAGGGAGGCGGATGGATGAGCCAAGCCGAGGCTGCCCGTATCGCCATTGCCCGAGGCCTCGTCGAGTGGACCGGTGACCCGGACCTACGGGATGCTTACATGGCCTACGACCGCCACATGCTGAAAGGTGACCCGCGCCGTAAGGAGCCGAAGAAGTTCGGTGGCCGCGGTGCCAGGGCACGGAGACAGAAGAGCTACCGTTAA